The following proteins come from a genomic window of Gimesia chilikensis:
- a CDS encoding Flp family type IVb pilin, with product MKMFQQFWNDEAGFVVSTELVLIATVLVLGMIVGLTTLRDQVIAELADVAAAMSNSNQSYSYSGITGHSSSTSGSLFDDNLDFCDQNTDTSGTFVHCITVIAATTGE from the coding sequence ATGAAGATGTTTCAGCAGTTTTGGAATGATGAAGCTGGTTTCGTCGTTTCAACAGAACTTGTGCTGATCGCTACTGTGTTGGTTCTCGGCATGATTGTCGGTTTGACCACACTGCGTGATCAGGTAATCGCAGAACTCGCAGACGTTGCAGCTGCAATGTCTAACAGCAACCAGAGCTATTCCTACTCTGGAATTACAGGCCACTCTTCCAGCACATCAGGATCACTCTTCGATGACAACCTGGATTTCTGTGACCAGAACACTGACACCAGCGGCACCTTCGTGCACTGCATCACTGTCATTGCAGCTACTACTGGTGAGTAG
- a CDS encoding RidA family protein, whose translation MSQTPEERIQELGQTLPTPPKAVGSYIPATQFGNVIVTSGQLPFIGSDLMFKGKIGGDHLHEDDGANAACLCLMNALAQVKAVVGELSRVKRIIRLEGYVHSAPGFDRQPYVLNAASQLLTDIFGDQGKHTRVALGIAEMPLEAAVQLALWVEIE comes from the coding sequence ATGAGCCAAACCCCCGAAGAGCGAATTCAGGAACTGGGCCAGACTCTGCCAACTCCGCCAAAGGCTGTAGGATCATACATTCCAGCCACCCAGTTTGGAAATGTGATTGTCACCAGTGGTCAGCTTCCTTTTATTGGTTCAGATCTGATGTTCAAAGGGAAAATTGGTGGGGACCATCTACATGAAGATGACGGGGCCAATGCTGCTTGCCTGTGCCTGATGAACGCCCTGGCGCAGGTTAAAGCCGTAGTGGGAGAACTCTCCCGAGTCAAACGGATCATTCGCCTGGAAGGCTATGTCCATTCTGCACCGGGTTTTGATCGTCAGCCTTATGTTTTAAATGCCGCCTCTCAGCTTCTGACCGATATTTTCGGGGATCAAGGCAAGCACACACGTGTCGCTCTGGGGATTGCTGAGATGCCCCTGGAAGCAGCGGTGCAACTGGCGCTCTGGGTTGAAATCGAATAA
- a CDS encoding endonuclease/exonuclease/phosphatase family protein has product MPIRVLFWNVGDQLWSIGNMVQEIKRVDADLVALVEAESYLSTEQEFWKNTFPGYRFQTGKNGFMLLSRLPTTASEYGNFGRMGRYLKINLKADVSQSGASSISEAFVVYLVDINSDILRSRKEALQKLAEEVAQEKENPVLIVGDFNTPGDSVHFNPLRKLCRNSFEQAGEGYNATWPLPLPVLDLDAIWVNSLFQVRSSENRWTWYSDHRPVVADLLLQTTPASGKPAD; this is encoded by the coding sequence ATGCCTATACGTGTGCTGTTCTGGAATGTCGGAGATCAGCTCTGGAGCATTGGAAATATGGTTCAGGAGATCAAGCGGGTTGATGCGGATTTGGTGGCATTAGTGGAAGCGGAATCTTATTTGTCCACGGAACAGGAGTTCTGGAAAAACACATTTCCGGGGTACCGTTTTCAAACTGGAAAAAATGGTTTTATGCTCTTGTCTCGCCTTCCCACGACCGCGAGTGAATACGGGAACTTCGGCCGGATGGGGCGTTATCTCAAAATTAATCTTAAGGCTGATGTGTCGCAGTCTGGGGCTTCCTCGATTTCCGAGGCCTTTGTGGTTTACCTGGTGGATATCAACAGCGATATTCTCAGATCCCGCAAAGAGGCACTGCAGAAGCTCGCAGAGGAAGTTGCTCAAGAGAAAGAAAATCCTGTTTTAATAGTGGGAGATTTCAATACTCCTGGAGACTCCGTCCATTTCAATCCGCTGCGTAAACTCTGTCGAAACTCATTCGAACAGGCCGGGGAGGGTTATAATGCGACTTGGCCCCTGCCCTTGCCTGTACTGGATCTGGATGCGATCTGGGTCAATTCATTGTTCCAGGTACGTTCTTCTGAAAATCGCTGGACCTGGTACTCGGATCATCGCCCTGTTGTTGCTGATCTTTTACTGCAGACAACGCCTGCTTCGGGTAAACCTGCTGACTGA
- a CDS encoding CpaF family protein — MESLRTKKLFLEPESYLPENREAELNFQKQKVLIHQELVDSLDLSMLAQISEKELSGEVRAVATEICDEHASVLEGIDRERLLDELLSEVFGLGPLDQLMADTSISDILVNHAYEIHIERNGQLEESDVIFADNQHLMRIIQRIVSRVGRRIDEVNPMVDARLPDGSRINAIIPPLALNGPSLSIRRFGTVPLEIDDLVEKKSLTPEIVDFLAAVVDSRISMLISGGTGSGKTTLLNALSNFIPREERLVTIEDSAELLLQHKHVVRLETKTENTEGVGEISQRQLVKNSLRMRPDRIIIGEVRGAEALDMLQAMNTGHEGSMTTIHANDTRDALARLEMMVAMSGFDLPLPVIRQYIANGIGIVLHGARLKGGQRCITRVSEIIALNERGDYQVEDIFGFEQTGLDDQGNAIGHFYSTGYRPACLKRMEASGIRLSDQIFEQKTFKA, encoded by the coding sequence ATGGAATCACTTCGCACAAAAAAACTTTTTCTGGAGCCCGAAAGCTATCTTCCAGAAAACAGAGAGGCAGAATTGAACTTTCAGAAACAGAAAGTTCTGATTCATCAGGAGCTGGTAGATTCCCTCGATCTGTCAATGCTGGCTCAAATCTCAGAAAAAGAACTTTCTGGGGAAGTGCGAGCCGTTGCCACAGAAATCTGTGATGAGCATGCATCTGTTCTGGAGGGGATCGATCGAGAGCGGCTACTCGACGAACTGTTGAGCGAAGTCTTCGGGCTGGGACCACTTGACCAATTGATGGCGGATACGAGTATCAGCGACATTCTGGTAAATCACGCCTACGAAATTCATATCGAACGGAATGGTCAACTCGAAGAATCAGATGTCATCTTTGCTGATAATCAGCATCTGATGCGGATCATCCAGAGAATAGTCTCACGTGTTGGCAGACGTATCGATGAAGTGAATCCCATGGTAGATGCACGTCTGCCTGATGGATCCCGTATCAATGCAATCATTCCTCCGCTGGCACTGAATGGTCCTTCACTGTCCATTCGCCGCTTTGGTACTGTTCCACTGGAAATTGATGACCTGGTCGAGAAAAAGTCTCTAACTCCAGAGATTGTAGATTTTCTGGCAGCTGTTGTGGATTCCAGGATCAGCATGCTGATTTCAGGGGGAACTGGTAGTGGTAAAACCACTCTCTTGAATGCGTTATCCAACTTCATTCCTCGGGAAGAACGTTTGGTTACCATCGAGGATTCAGCGGAATTACTGCTGCAGCACAAGCATGTGGTTCGTCTGGAAACCAAAACGGAAAACACCGAAGGTGTCGGTGAAATTTCTCAGCGACAACTTGTCAAAAACAGTCTGCGCATGCGTCCGGACCGGATCATCATCGGTGAGGTTCGTGGAGCTGAAGCCTTGGATATGCTGCAAGCCATGAATACTGGTCACGAAGGCTCGATGACGACCATCCATGCCAATGACACTCGGGATGCCCTGGCTCGCCTGGAAATGATGGTTGCCATGAGTGGTTTCGATTTACCACTTCCTGTTATTCGCCAGTATATCGCAAATGGTATCGGCATCGTTCTGCATGGGGCTCGCCTGAAAGGGGGGCAACGCTGTATCACCCGTGTTTCTGAGATTATCGCTTTGAATGAGCGGGGAGATTACCAGGTCGAGGATATCTTTGGTTTCGAACAAACGGGCCTGGACGATCAGGGGAACGCTATCGGTCATTTTTATTCCACAGGTTACCGACCTGCATGTCTGAAGCGAATGGAAGCATCCGGGATCCGGCTGAGCGATCAGATTTTTGAGCAAAAAACGTTCAAAGCCTGA
- a CDS encoding sigma-54 interaction domain-containing protein produces MPSLGIIYTFDSKLEAILKPGLLQQIHSQVSLAKSLPELMERIQNASPATVYLDLRPHDLPSESDDRSSVLSYLREICEFPVNVVTILDQFLPVEYVETANFITDAYLEFPPVPEELNLLAEELSQLEPKIIPESLPESRQIFDHRKQVTTYTPEMIPIVDQISKIARHNVTLLLIGETGTGKTTLASMIHELSPRKDEPFQNIACGALPSDLIESELFGHLRGSFTGAERSKIGRFEAAGKGTLLLDEIDILSPKDQAKLLKVIETGQFEPVGSTESRISEARLIVAANVELDELTRNNKFRSDLYYRLNVLQFRLPALRERPNDIIPLSLLFIKECCQQHAISVTKIHRKVLDLLKQYSWPGNLRELKNQIQRAVLFSSNEELTTHEFSPNLFQEVQRDSQIQSVATENQTLADQVAHNEKHLLLKSLSENGYRKTATAKALGISRVGLYKKMRKYGMLDSGKTKLQTES; encoded by the coding sequence ATGCCATCTCTGGGGATTATTTATACTTTCGACTCCAAATTAGAAGCCATCCTCAAACCAGGCTTGCTGCAGCAGATTCATAGCCAGGTCAGTCTGGCGAAGTCGTTGCCTGAACTAATGGAGCGGATCCAGAATGCTTCTCCGGCAACTGTTTATCTGGACTTGAGACCTCACGACTTACCCTCTGAATCCGATGATCGCAGCTCTGTGTTATCGTATCTGAGAGAAATATGTGAATTCCCAGTCAATGTCGTGACCATTCTTGATCAGTTTCTACCGGTCGAATACGTCGAAACTGCGAATTTCATCACGGACGCCTATCTGGAATTCCCCCCAGTGCCTGAAGAGTTAAATCTGCTGGCAGAAGAGCTCTCACAGCTTGAGCCTAAAATCATTCCAGAGAGCCTTCCTGAATCACGCCAAATCTTTGATCATCGGAAGCAGGTGACTACATATACCCCGGAAATGATTCCGATTGTCGATCAGATTTCGAAGATCGCCAGACACAACGTAACTTTGCTGCTAATTGGCGAGACCGGTACCGGAAAAACCACGCTGGCCTCCATGATCCATGAACTCTCGCCCAGAAAGGATGAGCCCTTTCAGAACATTGCCTGCGGTGCGCTTCCTTCTGATCTGATCGAAAGCGAACTGTTTGGTCATTTGCGTGGTTCATTCACAGGTGCAGAGCGATCAAAAATAGGTCGCTTTGAAGCCGCAGGGAAGGGCACACTACTGCTGGATGAAATCGACATCCTGTCTCCCAAGGACCAGGCTAAGCTATTGAAGGTAATAGAAACCGGACAGTTCGAGCCGGTAGGATCAACCGAGTCCCGTATCTCTGAAGCGCGATTGATTGTCGCCGCGAATGTGGAGCTTGATGAACTGACCAGAAATAACAAGTTCCGCTCTGACCTGTACTATCGCTTGAATGTTCTGCAATTCCGCTTACCTGCACTGAGAGAACGTCCAAATGATATCATTCCCCTCTCTTTGCTCTTTATCAAGGAATGCTGTCAGCAACATGCGATTTCGGTCACGAAAATCCATCGCAAGGTCCTGGACCTTCTCAAGCAATACAGTTGGCCCGGCAACTTAAGAGAGCTCAAAAATCAGATTCAACGGGCCGTCCTGTTTTCAAGTAACGAAGAGCTGACCACACACGAATTTTCGCCAAATCTGTTCCAGGAGGTCCAGCGCGATTCTCAGATTCAGTCAGTCGCTACAGAGAATCAAACCCTGGCAGATCAGGTTGCACACAATGAGAAGCACCTGTTGCTCAAATCGCTTTCTGAGAACGGATATCGCAAAACAGCGACCGCGAAAGCCCTGGGAATCAGTCGTGTCGGGCTTTACAAGAAGATGCGCAAATATGGGATGCTGGATTCTGGCAAAACCAAACTGCAAACGGAAAGCTAG
- a CDS encoding type II secretion system F family protein, with protein MNSSSVALLCFVAVTVAVLAVYLIVRDLSGVNRSSSGRFGGRPRLRRIPNVFDQEPARSLLGKIDQRFDRLILENGSEFTPFSAFLMIVACGLAIGGTIFVYTDLPLAGIAGMCAGMVAVLIVLHHRRKKRMQRIQEELPEMIDLLARSTHAGASLEQAIAIVGEETRGPLSYEFRRCARQLDMNMSIPAVMKSLSSRIQLIDLKILTSTLMLYRKTGGNLPANLERMADVIRDRINYRRQMRASTGAGRASAVLMTVVAPVAFVVLLVAFPEHVSNLYTDPIGNILLMIAFVLEVVGIFWVSALLRTDY; from the coding sequence GTGAACAGTTCATCGGTAGCATTATTGTGCTTTGTTGCAGTGACAGTAGCTGTTCTGGCTGTCTATCTTATCGTCCGGGATTTATCTGGAGTCAACAGGTCCAGTTCCGGTAGATTTGGGGGACGTCCCCGCCTGCGAAGAATTCCGAACGTTTTTGACCAGGAACCTGCCCGCAGTCTGCTGGGAAAGATCGACCAGCGTTTTGATCGACTCATTCTGGAAAATGGATCTGAGTTTACCCCCTTCTCTGCCTTCCTGATGATTGTCGCCTGTGGACTGGCCATTGGTGGTACGATCTTCGTTTATACCGATCTGCCACTGGCAGGAATTGCCGGGATGTGTGCCGGGATGGTAGCGGTCCTGATTGTTCTGCATCACCGCCGGAAAAAACGGATGCAGAGAATTCAGGAAGAACTACCCGAAATGATCGACCTGCTGGCCCGGTCAACACACGCTGGTGCCAGTCTGGAGCAGGCGATCGCTATTGTTGGAGAAGAGACCAGAGGTCCTCTCAGCTATGAGTTCAGACGATGTGCCCGTCAACTTGACATGAACATGTCGATTCCTGCAGTTATGAAATCTCTCTCCAGTCGAATTCAACTAATTGATCTGAAAATTCTGACATCCACATTAATGCTTTATCGCAAGACGGGGGGGAATTTACCCGCTAACCTGGAGCGAATGGCCGATGTCATCCGGGATCGTATCAATTACCGCCGTCAGATGCGGGCTTCTACGGGAGCAGGACGTGCTTCGGCAGTTTTAATGACCGTTGTTGCTCCTGTCGCGTTTGTCGTTCTGCTGGTCGCTTTTCCTGAGCATGTTTCTAATCTGTATACGGATCCGATCGGTAATATTCTGCTGATGATCGCCTTTGTGCTGGAAGTGGTCGGTATTTTCTGGGTCTCCGCCCTGTTGAGAACGGACTATTAA
- a CDS encoding PQQ-binding-like beta-propeller repeat protein, whose protein sequence is MSRTDVDFSFRKSVPAYWFLKWGVLLLLWTLALPGPLSAQLPKISPGSAQNQDRQSREEPNSRDSTTTEQGRWTSFLGNQRNGISDETGLNVNWNKHKPSVLWREPLGGGYSSIVIADGKLWTMATHLNHDYIICLDALSGKKLWSTRGAPTYLDNQRQARGPRSTPTWHAGKLYCLLPAGDLLCLTADTGRILWKVNIFDISGAPRQEQKTIYYWGMSASPLIEGDLVILQPGGSANNSVIAVHKDTGKLVWSAGTDPPGYASPIVIEAENQRQIIVPTGQSILSLNPKEGSLLWRVVWGNKYNCNCATPVWNEDSLFISSAYGTGCMRFALILQNEELRPISRWKNLSMQNQFATSIIKDGYIYGPHGDLATVTYRCLDMQQGEVQWKSRRVGKCTQIAAQGHLICLTEQGTLLLIEANPTEYREKGELTGLLEFKAWAHPALANHRLYLRDEKRILCLDLQEK, encoded by the coding sequence ATGTCACGAACTGATGTCGATTTTTCTTTCCGAAAGTCAGTCCCAGCTTACTGGTTCCTGAAGTGGGGTGTTTTGCTACTGCTCTGGACACTGGCTTTGCCGGGGCCCTTGTCTGCACAGTTACCCAAAATCTCGCCAGGATCAGCCCAAAACCAGGATCGTCAGTCTCGAGAGGAGCCAAACAGCCGTGATTCTACTACGACTGAGCAGGGGCGTTGGACCTCGTTTCTGGGAAATCAGCGAAATGGGATATCCGACGAAACCGGACTGAATGTGAACTGGAATAAGCACAAACCGTCTGTCCTGTGGCGGGAACCGCTGGGAGGTGGATACTCCTCCATAGTGATCGCCGACGGGAAGCTCTGGACGATGGCGACGCACCTCAATCATGATTACATCATTTGTCTCGATGCTCTATCTGGCAAGAAGCTTTGGTCGACTCGAGGTGCGCCCACCTACCTGGATAATCAGCGTCAGGCCCGAGGACCTCGATCTACACCTACCTGGCATGCAGGAAAACTCTACTGCCTGCTGCCTGCCGGTGATCTTCTCTGCCTGACCGCAGATACAGGGCGCATTCTCTGGAAAGTCAATATTTTTGATATCAGTGGTGCGCCGCGACAGGAGCAGAAAACGATCTACTACTGGGGGATGTCTGCTTCACCTCTGATAGAGGGGGATCTGGTCATCCTTCAGCCGGGTGGATCTGCCAACAATTCGGTGATCGCCGTCCACAAGGACACAGGCAAGCTGGTCTGGTCTGCTGGAACTGACCCGCCGGGCTATGCTTCCCCAATCGTGATAGAAGCCGAAAACCAACGACAGATTATCGTTCCCACTGGACAATCCATTCTCTCCCTAAATCCGAAAGAAGGTAGCCTGCTGTGGCGGGTTGTCTGGGGAAATAAATACAACTGCAACTGTGCCACTCCCGTCTGGAATGAAGATTCCCTGTTTATCTCTTCCGCGTATGGGACAGGCTGTATGCGGTTTGCTCTGATTCTACAGAACGAGGAACTCCGCCCCATCTCGCGTTGGAAGAACCTATCCATGCAGAATCAGTTTGCCACCAGTATTATCAAAGATGGGTATATCTATGGGCCTCACGGAGATCTGGCGACAGTCACTTATCGCTGCCTGGATATGCAGCAAGGGGAGGTGCAGTGGAAATCACGGCGAGTGGGAAAATGCACCCAGATCGCAGCTCAGGGTCATTTAATCTGCCTGACAGAGCAGGGAACCCTGTTGCTGATCGAAGCGAATCCCACCGAATATCGTGAAAAAGGGGAATTGACCGGCTTACTGGAATTCAAAGCCTGGGCTCATCCGGCACTCGCAAATCACAGGCTTTATCTGCGTGATGAAAAACGAATTCTATGCCTGGATCTGCAAGAAAAATAG
- a CDS encoding S1C family serine protease: MPSEHPSAYSGSSGKSSLIQKWLILILTILIVFMAFKLLKRYYGQPDFRVRERADLTQTELRTIELFKESSPSVVHIRTVGLASPMDQFSMNPQTPSQGSGSGFIWDRKGHVVTNFHVIQKADEYSVTLADNTTWNAKLVGIAPSKDLAVLKIDAPRDQLKPIKIGYSGDLQVGQTVLAIGNPFGLDQTLTTGIISGLGREIISVTGRSIRNVIQTDAAINPGNSGGPLLDSSGRLIGVNTAIYSSSHVYAGIGYAVPVDLISRFVPQLIRFGFIQTPSLNFLGVDDFVIRKLKINQILPKDVSGVMVQSIMEGGAADLAGLKEIRIDDSGNLHLGDLIMQLDEIPITDANSLLDALEMHKVGDEVELVVLRNNKKIKLKARLQEWKNDQ; encoded by the coding sequence ATGCCTTCAGAACATCCGTCTGCCTACTCGGGGTCTTCCGGTAAATCTTCACTGATTCAGAAATGGTTGATCCTGATTCTCACCATTTTGATTGTCTTTATGGCCTTCAAATTGCTGAAGCGGTATTATGGTCAGCCAGATTTCCGAGTCCGGGAACGGGCGGATCTGACGCAGACTGAATTAAGAACGATCGAGCTGTTTAAGGAGTCATCTCCTTCAGTAGTGCATATTCGCACGGTCGGTCTTGCATCGCCGATGGACCAGTTCAGTATGAATCCTCAAACCCCGTCGCAGGGGTCGGGGAGCGGGTTCATCTGGGATCGTAAGGGCCATGTTGTCACGAACTTTCACGTGATTCAGAAGGCAGATGAGTACTCGGTCACACTGGCAGATAATACGACCTGGAATGCGAAGCTCGTCGGCATCGCTCCTTCCAAAGATTTGGCTGTTCTGAAAATCGACGCGCCACGCGATCAGCTCAAACCGATTAAAATAGGTTATTCTGGCGATTTGCAGGTTGGACAGACTGTGCTTGCCATTGGGAATCCTTTCGGTTTGGATCAGACCCTGACGACGGGGATCATCAGCGGCCTGGGGCGCGAGATTATCTCAGTGACAGGCAGATCGATCCGCAATGTGATTCAGACAGACGCAGCTATTAATCCTGGTAATTCGGGAGGTCCTCTGCTGGACAGCTCGGGACGGCTGATTGGCGTTAATACCGCAATCTACAGCTCTTCTCATGTCTATGCGGGGATTGGGTATGCAGTCCCCGTTGATCTGATCAGTCGCTTTGTGCCTCAATTGATCCGCTTTGGCTTCATTCAGACTCCCAGTTTAAATTTCCTGGGGGTTGATGACTTCGTGATTCGTAAACTCAAAATAAATCAGATTTTGCCCAAAGATGTCTCGGGTGTCATGGTTCAGAGTATCATGGAGGGGGGAGCAGCCGACTTAGCTGGTCTTAAAGAAATCAGAATTGATGATTCCGGGAATCTGCATCTGGGAGACCTGATCATGCAACTGGATGAGATCCCGATTACGGATGCCAATTCCCTGCTGGATGCCTTAGAAATGCATAAAGTCGGCGACGAGGTTGAATTAGTGGTCTTGCGAAACAATAAAAAGATCAAACTGAAGGCTCGGCTTCAGGAATGGAAAAATGATCAATAA
- a CDS encoding type II secretion system F family protein, translated as MFLDLITIATFLLVCFVFFLVGDAIAAGNRAGRKKELNRGEGSGGSTYSASHVGAFKRAMAGVIPQSDQEIKKIELDLKRAGYYRSTALVEYLATRNILIVMVLIGTGIGCVLADPGTNYPEIILVAGLLVAGSGYGLPRIVLHNQASRRVNRIQKGLPDALDLVMMCLTGGVPLRTALKRVTEEVRFSHPDIAVEFDIIRRHADANSMADALKQFARRIDAPDVNTLSLMISQTERLGTNVSTALIDFADGIRRKYRQRAEEHSSKTSIKLLFPVIFCMAPPIYILFFAPAVLELRNFLIREHRPGGILEPSTYGETISATSESVLEQTSTGGNQ; from the coding sequence ATGTTTTTAGATCTCATCACAATCGCCACATTTTTGCTGGTCTGCTTTGTATTCTTCCTGGTAGGGGATGCGATTGCAGCTGGAAATCGTGCTGGTAGAAAAAAAGAATTAAATCGTGGAGAAGGTTCTGGAGGTTCGACGTATTCAGCCTCGCATGTTGGTGCGTTTAAACGTGCCATGGCTGGGGTAATTCCACAGTCAGATCAGGAAATCAAAAAGATTGAACTCGACCTGAAACGGGCCGGTTATTACAGGTCGACCGCCTTGGTTGAATATCTGGCGACCCGAAATATTTTGATCGTAATGGTATTGATCGGCACTGGTATTGGATGTGTACTTGCAGATCCGGGTACCAATTACCCCGAGATTATTCTGGTAGCAGGCTTACTGGTAGCAGGCAGTGGATATGGTTTGCCTCGAATCGTATTGCACAACCAGGCCAGCCGTAGAGTAAACCGGATTCAAAAAGGTCTTCCAGATGCACTTGACCTGGTCATGATGTGTCTGACCGGTGGTGTTCCATTGCGTACTGCATTAAAACGGGTTACCGAGGAAGTTCGATTTTCGCACCCTGATATCGCTGTTGAATTTGACATCATCCGGCGACATGCTGATGCCAATTCCATGGCCGATGCCTTGAAGCAGTTTGCCAGACGAATCGATGCACCTGATGTCAACACGCTGTCTCTGATGATTTCTCAGACAGAAAGACTGGGGACCAATGTATCTACCGCATTGATTGATTTTGCTGACGGGATTCGCCGAAAGTATCGTCAGCGAGCGGAAGAACATTCCAGCAAGACAAGTATCAAGCTGTTGTTTCCGGTTATCTTCTGTATGGCACCACCAATTTATATCCTGTTCTTTGCCCCTGCCGTGCTTGAATTACGAAACTTTCTGATTCGCGAGCATCGTCCTGGCGGGATTCTGGAACCTTCTACCTACGGTGAGACCATCAGCGCTACTTCTGAGAGCGTTCTGGAGCAGACTTCAACTGGCGGTAATCAGTAG
- a CDS encoding STAS domain-containing protein — translation MALGPEYENLDEPRLDALTDVLLQVAETASPPVVVLDLSHTSFFGSAFIEVIFRMWNRLNHREGGKFCICGLSEYCTEVLEVTHLDQLWETFPDRASALSALNS, via the coding sequence GTGGCTTTGGGTCCAGAATACGAAAATCTGGATGAGCCAAGACTGGATGCCTTAACCGATGTGTTATTGCAGGTTGCTGAAACAGCGTCCCCTCCGGTGGTTGTACTCGATCTCTCTCATACATCCTTCTTCGGTTCGGCTTTCATTGAAGTCATCTTCCGGATGTGGAATCGTCTCAATCATCGAGAAGGCGGCAAATTCTGTATCTGCGGTCTGAGCGAATACTGCACAGAGGTTCTGGAAGTCACTCATCTGGATCAGCTCTGGGAAACGTTCCCTGATCGTGCTTCAGCTCTCAGTGCCTTAAATTCCTGA
- a CDS encoding Flp family type IVb pilin, with protein sequence MNMLNKFWNDEAGFVVSSELVLIGTILVLGVVVGLATVRDQVVQELGDLALAISNINQSYSFSGVTGHTSSVSGSQFVDQTDFCDTNVDTAGSEPACINVTITAPVGE encoded by the coding sequence ATGAACATGCTTAATAAGTTCTGGAATGATGAGGCAGGTTTTGTTGTCTCATCTGAACTCGTGTTGATCGGAACGATCCTGGTATTAGGGGTTGTTGTTGGATTGGCCACCGTTCGTGATCAAGTCGTACAGGAACTGGGTGACCTCGCTTTAGCTATCTCAAACATTAATCAAAGTTACAGTTTTTCTGGCGTAACGGGACACACTTCCAGCGTATCTGGATCCCAGTTCGTTGACCAGACTGACTTCTGTGATACCAATGTCGATACCGCAGGATCTGAACCTGCTTGTATCAACGTCACAATCACTGCTCCCGTTGGTGAGTAG
- the cpaB gene encoding Flp pilus assembly protein CpaB, whose product MAKISPGTMTAAIFAILLGLGAAYTVRQFLHKQPGPVVLAEDPPAKPRQVFIPIASRDLVPGQTLSLDDISILKMLPDQVDKRFKPNGLQRIMATEFIQGRVLKSEIKAGEPFHTVDLYATGMGPGLSDTLEPGNRAVTVSIHKVGNVAGFSRPGAIVDVLFRSHETDGIPETTITLLEKVRVLAVDQTSVPGHKVGMGSKDSADYPVTLEVSPEQGKVLKVVEDHGVLSLALRNPNENTEVVSAGRSSDRLTLSNILGFIPNQRVSSMDIYRGGSLNTVHFKGNRAYKSQNWIDAIETPVASEVIPSSKATTTMKQNDNKTSEISVPASGL is encoded by the coding sequence GTGGCAAAAATTAGTCCAGGAACAATGACGGCAGCGATTTTCGCAATTCTTTTAGGCTTAGGCGCAGCTTATACGGTGAGACAGTTCCTGCATAAGCAACCGGGCCCTGTCGTGTTAGCAGAAGATCCACCAGCGAAACCACGGCAGGTCTTCATTCCCATCGCTTCACGAGACCTCGTACCAGGGCAGACTTTGTCACTGGATGATATCTCCATTTTGAAGATGCTCCCCGATCAGGTTGATAAACGATTCAAACCGAACGGCTTGCAACGAATCATGGCGACTGAATTTATTCAGGGCCGGGTGCTGAAATCGGAAATCAAAGCCGGAGAGCCTTTCCATACAGTTGATCTGTATGCAACAGGAATGGGCCCGGGGCTGTCCGATACTCTCGAGCCTGGTAACCGCGCTGTCACAGTTTCCATTCACAAAGTTGGGAATGTGGCCGGTTTCTCACGTCCCGGAGCAATTGTTGATGTGCTGTTCCGCTCACACGAAACAGATGGGATTCCTGAGACTACGATTACCCTGCTGGAAAAAGTACGCGTTCTGGCTGTAGATCAAACCTCTGTTCCCGGACACAAAGTAGGAATGGGAAGTAAAGATTCTGCTGACTATCCTGTTACTCTCGAAGTATCACCCGAACAGGGCAAAGTCCTCAAGGTCGTCGAGGATCATGGAGTACTGAGCCTGGCGCTGCGGAACCCCAATGAAAACACTGAAGTGGTTTCTGCTGGACGCTCGAGTGATCGCCTGACCTTGTCAAACATTCTGGGATTCATCCCCAATCAGCGTGTTTCCAGTATGGACATCTACCGGGGTGGTTCCTTGAACACAGTGCACTTTAAAGGAAATCGTGCCTACAAGAGCCAGAACTGGATCGACGCGATCGAAACTCCTGTTGCTTCAGAAGTGATTCCCTCAAGCAAAGCAACAACAACGATGAAGCAAAACGATAACAAGACTTCGGAGATTTCCGTTCCCGCCAGTGGACTTTAA